Within the Burkholderia ubonensis genome, the region TCAGCGTCGAATCGCCGATCGCGAGACACGCGTGCGCGAGCCGGCCGTCGGGCAGCATCAGGCGGAACCGTTCGGTGGCGTTGAACGCGCGCGTGTAGAACTCGATCGCATCGGCGGCGCCGGCGCAGATCAGGTGCGGCGTAAGCGTACGCATCCCCTCCGGGATCGGTTTGACGGACGTGGTCATGGGTGTCGCTCCTTCAGTGAGTTGTCGTATCGGAAACGGAACGGACGCGCGATGCATCCGCCGCCGATGACACGACGAACGGGCTCGACTGAAATCGACATCGGTTCGGAAATTTTTTTGCGACGTGCCGGACCGGCACGAACGTACGCGGGCAGCGAGCGCGGTGCGGCGCCAACGGCGCGCTGGAGACCGGCGGCATCGCGTTTGCTGCCGCGGCGGGATGGGTCGTCGTGCGGCGCTGCGCAGTGCGGGCGCGCACCGCAGTTGCCGTCAGATTTGCGGAAGGTCGCGCAGCGTGCGCGACTCGTTCGTCGCGTCGATGTCGAGCTCGATCCCTTCGGATGCGTCGCGGTACAGCACGCGTTTCAACCTCGGCCCGACGGCCGTTGCGTCCGCTTCGTCGAACACGGCCAACACGTCGGCGCCGGCGGCGAGCGCGCGGGCGACCTCCGCGACCGTCGCCTCGCTGGGCGCCGCGGCCCACGAGCGGTCCGTTGGGTTGACGGCCGCCCAGCGCACGTGTGTCACCCGCGCGCTGCGCACATCGATTCGGACACCATTCACCGCGAACATCGACATCGACCTCTCCTTCGAAACGGTTGCGACCGGCCGCGCGCGCGGCTTCGGCCGACGCGATTTTCGATGATACATTGAGACGCTTTGCAACCGTCAACAGACCATCGTGCACCGGAGAAACACATGACCGACGCCTGGGGAACCTTCCCGGCCAGAATGGGCGACCATCAGGCTTTCATCAGCTTCAATCACGCGTTCGCGGAAATCGCCGAGACCGACCCGCGCACGTCGCTGCTCAGCGTGCGCGTCGCGCTCGCGCATCCGACGCCCGACGGCCTGCCCGGCAGCGACGAATTCGCCGAACTCACGCGCGTCGAGACGCTGCTGGACGCCGCGGTGACCGGGCGCAACGGCGTACAGGTCGGCCGCATCACCGTCGACAACAACCAGGATTTCCTGTTTTACGTGTCGTTCGACGAAGACACCGCGGCCGGGATCGTCGACGCGCTGGCCGACCAGACGGCCTACGCACTTCAATACGCATACCACGAGGATCCGGACAAGGAGACCTACTGGCGCACGCTCTACCCGACCGACGACGACTGGCAATTGATGCGCGACATGCGCGGGCTCGACGCCCTGCTGCAAAAAGGCGACGTCGGCGACGTGAGCCGGCGCGTGGCGCACTGGGCCTACTTCCCCGATCCGAGCGACGCGCACCAGTTCGCCGACTGGGCCGAATCGAAGGGCTATCTGGTCGAATCGGTCGCGCCGACCGAGGACGGCAAATCGGCCGTGCGCTTCGCGCACGAAGGGACGATGGCGCTGGCCGACATCACGCGCCATACGCTCGAGATCAACCGCGAGGTGCGCGCGCTCGGCGGCAACTACGACGGTTGGGAAACGAGCGTCGAA harbors:
- a CDS encoding DUF695 domain-containing protein; its protein translation is MTDAWGTFPARMGDHQAFISFNHAFAEIAETDPRTSLLSVRVALAHPTPDGLPGSDEFAELTRVETLLDAAVTGRNGVQVGRITVDNNQDFLFYVSFDEDTAAGIVDALADQTAYALQYAYHEDPDKETYWRTLYPTDDDWQLMRDMRGLDALLQKGDVGDVSRRVAHWAYFPDPSDAHQFADWAESKGYLVESVAPTEDGKSAVRFAHEGTMALADITRHTLEINREVRALGGNYDGWETSVEQAG